The nucleotide window ATAATAAAACTGGCAAACTTCAGGGAGCCAGTATATGATGAATGGGATTTAGTCACAGTGGATGTAGGTGCGAATGCTATCGCCAGACTTAGAATTATCGGCGGCTCTAATCAAACCGGAATAGATAATTTTCAGGTGTGCAGGATCGTTTGTCCTGTTGCCAATCCGCAGACATGCTGCAAACAAATGATTGAGCATAAGACTCAGTTTGTTCCGCCTGCTTTGATTGGTGATGAATTTGCGCCTGTTACCTATATAAATGTGATTGAAGCAGCAGTTGAAGCTGTTTGTCCAGAGGAGGTCATGATTTGTGGAGTCCTTCGTAAAACAATTACCTATGATACGATTTTATTCAACCCGGAAACAGGAAGGGATGGAATCTTCACAGGCTATCAGGTTCAGGATGAGGTCCCATTTCAATGCATGATTAACCGTGAAGATGCAAATGCTGGCGATACCTTTTACATTTCAGGAGCTGCCATCCTTTGCAATGTATTTGCACGCACAGATAATATTGGGACGGTTCAGGACCCCAGAGACCCTGAAAATGATCTAGAAGTTGCCTGGTCATTTAAGGAGAAAGATATCGTGAAGGTTTGTGTGCGCAAGGGAACTGCACCTGTTTCATAAAAGGGCAGGGTGATTTCAAAGATACAGACTGGGAGCGTTCTAAGCACACAGTAATGGCAAGTTTTTAAATGATGGATATTTCATGTTTGGTCAGGTAATTCCATTTGAAGGATGAACCTGACTTTTTTGTTGTTTTTGACTAGGTGAGTATGTATGGGAAGTAATATTCATAATGTCAAATAGATTACAAACGAAGTGTTTTTTTAAAAAAAACTTATCTAGTCAGGGGCCTTATTTTAACTCCTGACATTAAACTTTTACCTTCATCAGTATCAAACAAACAGAATGACTTAAAAAAACAAAGAGAAGAACATTAAAGTGATCTTCTCTTTGAGTATTTATTCTTTGAAAGATGTTTGAATAAAAAACTATTTTTCCAATAGGTCACTATAGTGGTCTTTTACCAAATGCGTCAATCCCAATTGATCAATGTAACTAGTTGGGGCAAGGAAGGTCACCGTAACAACACCTGGATGGCGGCCGATTTCGATTGAGCCTGTAATGGTTGCTCTGTTCATGACTTCTGGAACTGTGATTCCGAATGCCTCAGCTGCACGCTGCAAGCCGTTATCGGTTGCCTCGTTCAAGTTGGCTCCGGTGCCGATGAAGGAGATTGGCAGGGATTCTTCCAGCTTGCGGACACCCCATTGTCCGGCTAATTTCTGTGCGGTTGCTTTTTCTTTTTTCGTGATTGGTTTTGCCAGGTAAGGGAGGTCATCACCAACAGGCAGCAGGATCGGGCCGTCGATGGTCAATCCTTTTATGACAATGGTTTGAAGGGTGACAATACCTGATACATCTGTTGTATGGCCAGCAATTTCACCGTCTCCCTGCATCGCATGCATGTCCCCGATATACACTCCGCCGCCTTCTACTTTTACAGGGCAAATCAGGATGGCTCCTTCACGGACTCGGTTAATGTCCATGTGGCCATCAGTTCGTTCTGCAAGCTGTTCCCTGGTGATCCCGTATTCGTGAGGGGCATCCACCAGGAATTGGCCAAAGTCACCCGCATTATGTGAATCAGGCAAGGCTCTGCCAGGTGTTGTGCCGAGCTGGCCAAGGAAAGGACGAAGCCTTGCGACCGTTCCGACCAAATCATGTGGGGCAAATGCGACGATTGGATTTTGTACTGAATTTTCCGGAGTGTTCATAAATGCTCGCCCTTGTTTTGCAGCTTCTTCTGCGGCTTTTTTATTTAAAGTGACACCCACCTGTCTATTGGAGTCGAACGCGATTGTATAGCCATTTGTAAAAACAAAAGGGGTTACATCTGTATCGCAGTTGCTGCAGCGAACAGACTCACGGCCAGTGCCTACAACCTTGGTATCCGGGTAAAGCTGTCCGCAGCCTGGACATTTCACCGCGACAAAGGGATCGCCAACAAACCTGCCTTCAACAGGGGCATCGTTTCCAGATGAAGTTCCCATGGATGTGACCTGAATGGACTTTATGCGGATAGCAATCGCATCACCAACTTCAGCACCTTCCACAAAAACCGGTTTTGTTACTTCATGTCCTCCACGGATGCAAGGTGTAATCATCGGTCCCCAGCACCCCGGCGTCGTGTTGGCAATGATATGTCCGCCATTTTTAACAGGGCCAAGCATTTCCTGTTCAGGGTCCAGGATTCCATTGGTAAACTCGTTTACATACACTGTTTGCTGCGCTTTTCTCACTGTAAATCACCCTTTCAAATTTTTTCTTTATAAAAGTTGTATCTAGTTTGGACAGCTTTTCACGCTTAAGCACAAAAGTAGTCCGAAGTTGTCTCTAGTTCGGACAGCTTTACGAAGCTAAGCACAAAAGTAGTCCGAAGCTGGCTTTAGTTTGGACAGCTTTTTACGCTTAAGTACAAAAGTAGTCCGAAGTTGCCTCAAGTTAGGACAGCTTTTCACGCTTAAGTTCAAAACTAGTCCGAAGTTGCTTCTAGTTCGGACAGCTTTACAAGCTTAAGCACAAAAGTAGTCCGAAGTTGCTCGTAGTTCGGACAGCTTTACACCCGTGAGCACAAAAGTAGTCCGAAGTTGCCTCTGGTTCAGACAGCTTTTCAAGCTTAAGCACAAAAGCAGTCCGAAGTTGCCTCAAGTTCAGACAGCTTTTCACCTGTGAGTACTAATTTAATTATAGTTGTATTTGAAGAGGGAGGCGAAGGAAATGAATTAAGTTAGGGCGTATATTTTTACTCGTATAATTAATTGTTTTAAAAACCTATTATTTCCATTTTTAATCTAGTAAAATCTAAATATCAAATTTGATCTCTAAAGGAGTCGTTTTAAATGCGGCAATTAACTGGCGCAATATATTTATCGTTCGGCTTTTTGTTCCACTTACTTAATCGTTTTGAAGGATATTATCCACCTGATCAAGGTAATTGGATTGCTGGTCTATTCATTTTTGTTGGGTTCGCTTATTTGTTTATTGATTTTAGGAGTTACGTTAAGAAGCATTTTAATAATTAGACTGTTAAGGGGGAGACAAATTGGATAAAATCGAAATACTGAATTTAGTGCCTAAGTTTTTAGCTTTTTATCATAAGGCAAATAAACTTGAAATTGATAGTAAGGAAAGATGGGCACTTTGGGAGGAGTACTATAATTTTGCAGCGGTCCCTCCTGGAGTGGAAGGAAGAAGGATGGCTAGAAATTTGCTGGACAAAGCTTGGGTTAGGTATGAAGAGCATTTATCGTTTATTGAAAATTGGAAACCAAATGAGGAAAGAGTTCGGGAATACCTAACAAAAGTTAAAAATTTACTAAGCTATGATCAGCCAATTGATTTTGTCTTAGTTTATTTTGTTGGAGGGTTCGAAAATAATCCTTTTGTTGCCCCTTTTGACGATGGACGACTGGCTCTATGTCTTCCAATTGAACTAGGAGAGTCAGCTATTACTCTCGTACATGAACTCACACATGTCGTACATAATTATACTGCCAACCTGACTGCTGATTGGGAAAGAACAATTGCCTCCACTATTTTACAAGAGGGATTAGCAACTCGTGTAAGCCAATTTTTAATACCAGGACATCCAGATGAGCTTTATATTGAGCATAAAAAAGGTTGGCTTCAATCTTGTAAGGAAAACAGAGGAGAAATCATAAAGGGGATCTATCCATATTTAGAAGAATCCTCCTCAGAAGCCGTGACAAGGTTTACGTTTGGGAATGGCACCACGAATCACGAGAGAGAAGCATATTACGTGGGGTGGGAAATGGTCAATTTCCTTTTAACTCAAGGAGTCACTTTTGGGGCAATTGCTAGTATTCAAGAAACGGATATTCCTGATTATTTACAGGAGTCCCATTTATTTTTCCAACCGGAAAATAGTCGTTTTTGAAAAATGTAAGTCAATAAATAAAGGATGGAAAGCACGGTTTATGCTGTGCTTTTTTATTTTTAGGGAAGACAAAAAGACTGTAACAAAAAGGAAATTACGCAAATTTCCCCATTAATCTTCATTCCGTTAAATTGAATTTTCTAAATATTCATGTATAATAGCATTTAAGGATACTAAACGGAAATTTTCCGTAATAACATTTTTATATACGGCAACTTTCCGTTTGTAGTCTATAATTACCTGCTCATACATAAATTTTTTACAGAGAGGAGAGACATCTATGACAAGTAGTTTCGTAAAAGATTTAACTCCAGGATTAATTGAATGGCGACGTTCCTTACATGCCTTACCAGAATTGGGATTTATGGAGTACATCACGACGTACAGGATCGGGAAGGAGCTTGAAGCCCTAGGTTTTAAGCTGTTTGTTGGAAAGGAAGCGCTTGATGAGGAATCTCGTATGGGGATTCCACCGGAGAGTGATTTGTTGGCGCATGAGTTGAAGGCTCTTAACTGGGGAGTTGAGGAGTCGTGGCTGGATAAAATGCGAGGCGGGAACACTGGGCTGGTGGCTATATGGGATACAGGGAAAGAAGGGGACCATGTTGGCTTCCGCTTTGATATTGATGCTTTGCCGATTAATGAATCTCTGAATTCGAACCATTTTCCAGCAAAACACCAATTTGTATCCAAGGAGCTGAATGTCATGCATGCCTGCGGACATGACGGACACACAACGATTGGTCTTGGTGCCGCTCAATATATTGCAGCCCATAATGATCAACTGAAGGGTAGTTTCACCCTGCTGTTTCAGCCAGCTGAAGAAGGCGGACGCGGTGCGAGGGCGATGGTGGCTAAAGGCTGGCTTGATGATGTTGACTATTTCTATTCCGGGCATATCGGCATTCAAACTCTTCCGATTGGAACGATTGCTGCTACGACACCAGGTTTCCTTGCTTCGACGAAATACAATGCATATTTTAAAGGTGTTGCTTCCCACGCTGGGATGAATCCTGAGCTTGGCAAAAATGCGCTGCTCGCAGCAACGACAGCGGCCAATAATTTATATGCAATCCCCCGTCACCATGATGGTGTAACCCGAGTGAATGTTGGAAGATTAGTTGCTGGAAGCGGCCGAAATATCATTCCTGAAGATAGTTACATGGAAATCGAAGTCCGTGGGGAAACAGTGGAGATTGCCGAATATATGGCTGAAAAAGCGACGAGGATTCTTCAAGCTGCAGCTGATATGCACGACGTAATCTGCACGATTGAACCGGTTGGCTTGACCGAAGTGGTTGTCTGCAATGAGGAGCTGATCCCGAAAATTACTGAATGGTGTGCCGAAAGCGAGTATGTAAAAGAAGTATTGCCATCAGTGACTGTTTCAGGGTCTGAAGATGTCAGCCTGATGATGAATCGGGTTCAACAGCACGGCGGGAAGGCGACTTATATGTTATTCGGGACAAAGCTTGACCATCCGCACCATCATCCTGAGTTTGATTTTCAGGAAGAGGTTCTGTTGGTTGCGGTGGATACATTCATCTCTATCATTAATGGCGGTTCTAGATTTAATTGATTAATAGTTTTATTTCAAGGAGGAGACATGAAAAACAACAATGTGAAAACGTATCTCGCCGAAAACAAAGAGACTTTTGAGAGAATTAGCAAGTACATTTATAATCATCCAGAAACTAGATTCGAAGAATACGAGTCAGCTGAGTATTTAGCATCTGAGTGTGAAAAAGCCGGTTTCTCTGTGGAAAGGAATGCAGGAGGTATAGAAACTGCATTCGTTGCAACTATTGGAAGCGGTTACCCGGTCATAGGGTTCCTTGGTGAGTTTGATGCACTTTCCGGGTTGGGGCAGAAGCCAGACAAAACAGTCTATGAGCCAACAGAAGTAAACGTCGGTCATGGCTGCGGCCATAACCTGCTCGGAACTGGTGCTTTTGCCGCTGCATGCGCAGCCAAAAAATATCTGGAAGATCATAGCCTTTCAGGTACCTTGAAATTTTTCGGGTGTCCGGGGGAAGAAGGCGGTTCTGGAAAGACGTTCATGGTTAGGGAAGGCGTGTTTGACGGAGTAGATGCTGCGTTATCCTGGCATCCTTCTCCAGCAAACGCCATCATGAGTCTTTCCAGTCTGGCAAACTATCAGGTGTATTTCAGGTTTAAAGGAGTCTCCTCCCATGCTGCAAACTCACCGCATTTGGGCAGAAGCGCGCTGGATGCAGTAGAACTGATGAATGTGGGGGTCAATTATTTAAGAGAACACATCGTGCCTGAAGCAAGAATCCATTATGCCGTGACAAACACTGGTGGCATTTCGCCAAATGTCGTACAGGCAGATGCGGAAGTGCTGTATCTGATTCGAGCTCCTGAAGTGCAGCAGGTAGATGGCATCTACAAACGTGTCTGCAAGATTGCAGAAGGTGCAGCATTGATGACAGAAACAGAGCTTTCCATCGAATTTGACAAGGCTTGTTCGAACTATATACCAAACAGAAGTCTTGAAAAGCTTCTCCATGAAAATCTTGTGGAAGCTGGAACTGAAGAGCCGACCGAGGAAGAAAATGCTTTTGCTAAAGAACTTTGGTCCACACTGTCAGACGGGGAAAAAGAGAGTTATTTGGATCTTTTAAAAGGGTTTGGATATGTGGGGAATGGAACTGAATTCGAGGGGAAGTATCTCTCGGACAGCATCTCGCCTTATGAAGCATCTAATGAAGTTCTTGCCGGCTCCACGGATGTATCAGATGTAAGCTGGGTTGTTCCGACCGCACAGCTGACTGCCGCGACTTCAGCACTGGGTACTCCGCTGCACACCTGGCAAATGACGACACAGGGCATAAGCAGTTTTGCCCATAAAGGAATGCTTCGGGCAGCAGAGTCAATGGCATTGACAGCGGTTCAATTGTTTGAGGATGATGCGAAATTGAAGACTGTTAAACAGGAATTCGAGGAGTTCCTCCAAGCCAACCCTTACACATGTCCAATACCAAAAGACGTTAAGCCATCAACATTAAAATAAATTAAAAAGCGAGGCGAAAATATGGTTACAGAGAAGAAGAAAGCAAGCTTAGCCCAGCGATTTCTGAATGGAATTGAAAGAGTAGGGAACAAGCTTCCAGACCCATTTATTTTGTTTGCAATCCTTGCAGTGCTGGTCATCATTGCTTCAGCTATTTTCAGTGCCTTTGGTGCATCTGTCACCCATCCGGGGACAGGAGAAGAACTTCCAGTAAAAAACCTTGCTTCTGGTGAAGGCCTAAAGTATATTTTGACATCTATGCTGGATAATTTCACTGGTTTTGCGCCTCTTGGATTGGTTTTATCAATGATGCTTGGTATTGGCCTTGCGGAAAAGGTCGGTATGCTTGATTATGCGATCAAGAGAACCATCCTGAAAGCACCTCCCGCACTGATCACGTACACGGTTGTTTTTGTAGGCATTATGGGAAATATCGCTTCCGATGCTGCGATGGTTTTGATTCCCCCTCTGGCTGCAATGGTTTTCTACAAAGTTGGCCGGAATCCAATTGCCGGTTTGGCGGCAGGATACGCTTCAGCGGGTGCTGGTTTTACAGCGAACCTATTGATT belongs to Mesobacillus sp. AQ2 and includes:
- a CDS encoding M20 family metallopeptidase — protein: MKNNNVKTYLAENKETFERISKYIYNHPETRFEEYESAEYLASECEKAGFSVERNAGGIETAFVATIGSGYPVIGFLGEFDALSGLGQKPDKTVYEPTEVNVGHGCGHNLLGTGAFAAACAAKKYLEDHSLSGTLKFFGCPGEEGGSGKTFMVREGVFDGVDAALSWHPSPANAIMSLSSLANYQVYFRFKGVSSHAANSPHLGRSALDAVELMNVGVNYLREHIVPEARIHYAVTNTGGISPNVVQADAEVLYLIRAPEVQQVDGIYKRVCKIAEGAALMTETELSIEFDKACSNYIPNRSLEKLLHENLVEAGTEEPTEEENAFAKELWSTLSDGEKESYLDLLKGFGYVGNGTEFEGKYLSDSISPYEASNEVLAGSTDVSDVSWVVPTAQLTAATSALGTPLHTWQMTTQGISSFAHKGMLRAAESMALTAVQLFEDDAKLKTVKQEFEEFLQANPYTCPIPKDVKPSTLK
- a CDS encoding amidohydrolase, with product MTSSFVKDLTPGLIEWRRSLHALPELGFMEYITTYRIGKELEALGFKLFVGKEALDEESRMGIPPESDLLAHELKALNWGVEESWLDKMRGGNTGLVAIWDTGKEGDHVGFRFDIDALPINESLNSNHFPAKHQFVSKELNVMHACGHDGHTTIGLGAAQYIAAHNDQLKGSFTLLFQPAEEGGRGARAMVAKGWLDDVDYFYSGHIGIQTLPIGTIAATTPGFLASTKYNAYFKGVASHAGMNPELGKNALLAATTAANNLYAIPRHHDGVTRVNVGRLVAGSGRNIIPEDSYMEIEVRGETVEIAEYMAEKATRILQAAADMHDVICTIEPVGLTEVVVCNEELIPKITEWCAESEYVKEVLPSVTVSGSEDVSLMMNRVQQHGGKATYMLFGTKLDHPHHHPEFDFQEEVLLVAVDTFISIINGGSRFN
- a CDS encoding acetamidase/formamidase family protein — translated: MRKAQQTVYVNEFTNGILDPEQEMLGPVKNGGHIIANTTPGCWGPMITPCIRGGHEVTKPVFVEGAEVGDAIAIRIKSIQVTSMGTSSGNDAPVEGRFVGDPFVAVKCPGCGQLYPDTKVVGTGRESVRCSNCDTDVTPFVFTNGYTIAFDSNRQVGVTLNKKAAEEAAKQGRAFMNTPENSVQNPIVAFAPHDLVGTVARLRPFLGQLGTTPGRALPDSHNAGDFGQFLVDAPHEYGITREQLAERTDGHMDINRVREGAILICPVKVEGGGVYIGDMHAMQGDGEIAGHTTDVSGIVTLQTIVIKGLTIDGPILLPVGDDLPYLAKPITKKEKATAQKLAGQWGVRKLEESLPISFIGTGANLNEATDNGLQRAAEAFGITVPEVMNRATITGSIEIGRHPGVVTVTFLAPTSYIDQLGLTHLVKDHYSDLLEK